In Solanum stenotomum isolate F172 chromosome 6, ASM1918654v1, whole genome shotgun sequence, one DNA window encodes the following:
- the LOC125867285 gene encoding uncharacterized protein LOC125867285, with the protein MVDQLWFSQQKYLNHMSFEGDDALCREIWKACSGSLLDVSKAGERVYYFPRLHVDQLEQSSKHELIERLQLSNLPPKILCRVLHIRLLVEHETEEVYAETILLPNQDQNEPIAPDFSPLDTPRAQFQSVCKCLTQSDIKSNWGLSVPLKDAVKCFPPLDMRQEKPSQELIATDLQGNEWRFKHAYQGQPRRHSLTNGWSTFVTSKKLLAGDLVVFLRDETGKLYVGIRRLSHQHCSIGASTFSRQSMKGVLAVASHAFATRSLFFVYNKPCYNKSSQFIMSVSKYFKGGNHGHGVGMISRMQLEGEDSSHVRRTNDLGQISLSQGQQTINLMLEEDQYMQDSEAVLDCAQSTMIDLEIRQQTTGSLNNVHCFTPVEDNGLQLHTVVARENNEGSIPNDTVSVQTIDEDLHELFKDFDFPDSTNTSLDTIALDLGSDWFRSTLQEQEETITPSHPNASEDHSRRTSSVLEHPTSFQVMSISSNPSQIPYEGPGRGDEQVPWGGYQVARRTLPILSRVVSRYPDSLVNFRVASSILQSVYLEILAELVYFLDNLTIVNLSKDQFNVARQHIWDLKLSGIEIGWLENRLLHIDEVFIMESLLQRRQALTRRMEETFKQLDGELGCIDKELHELSLKVGPNPPMRLHSVLEGLL; encoded by the exons ATGGTTGATCAACTGTGGTTTTCACAGCAGAAATACCTAAATCATATGTCATTTGAAG GTGATGATGCTCTGTGTAGGGAAATATGGAAGGCCTGTTCTGGTTCATTGTTGGATGTTTCAAAGGCTGGGGAGAGAGTATACTACTTTCCAAGACTTCATGTGGATCAG CTGGAGCAATCATCCAAGCATGAACTGATTGAAAGACTACAATTGTCCAACTTACCCCCAAAGATCCTTTGTCGTGTTCTTCATATTCGCCTTCTG GTTGAACATGAGACAGAAGAGGTTTATGCTGAGACCATATTACTGCCAAATCAAGAC CAAAATGAGCCAATAGCTCCGGATTTTAGTCCTCTAGACACTCCAAGAGCCCAGTTTCAGTCGGTTTGCAAGTGTTTAACTCAATCTGATATAAAAAGCAATTGGGGACTGTCTGTGCCCCTGAAAGATGCTGTCAAATGCTTTCCTCCCTTG GACATGCGACAAGAAAAACCAAGCCAAGAACTGATAGCAACGGATCTTCAAGGAAATGAATGGCGCTTTAAACATGCATACCAAG GCCAACCACGGAGGCATTCGCTCACAAATGGCTGGAGTACATTCGTTACTAGTAAGAAATTGCTTGCCGGGGATTTAGTTGTGTTCTTAAG GGATGAAACTGGCAAACTATATGTTGGGATTAGACGTTTATCTCATCAACACTGTTCTATTGGAGCATCAACATTTTCAAGACAAAGCATGAAAGGGGTTCTTGCCGTTGCTTCTCATGCCTTTGCAACCCGAAGTCTCTTTTTTGTCTACAACAAGCCATGTTACAATAA ATCAAGTCAATTTATTATGAGCGTGAGCAAGTATTTTAAAGGTGGAAACCATGGCCATGGAGTTGGCATGATATCTCGAATGCAACTTGAGGGTGAGGACTCCTCTCATGTGAGAAG AACAAATGATCTGGGCCAGATATCTTTGTCTCAGGGTCAACAAACAATAAATCTTATGCTTGAGGAGGATCAGTACATGCAAGACTCGGAAGCAGTACTTGATTGTGCTCAATCTACTATGATAGATTTGGAGATCAGGCAGCAGACAACTGGATCGCTTAATAATGTCCATTGTTTTACCCCTGTAGAGGACAATGGACTGCAATTGCATACAGTAGTTGCGAGGGAGAATAATGAAGGATCTATTCCAAATGACACTGTAAGCGTCCAAACTATAGATGAGGACTTGCATGAGCTATTCAAGGATTTTGACTTTCCAGACTCTACAAACACTAGTCTCGATACTATAGCTTTGGATTTGGGCAGTGATTGGTTCAGATCGACGCTACAAG AGCAAGAAGAGACTATTACTCCCAGTCACCCAAATGCCTCAGAAGATCACTCTAGACGGACTTCTTCTGTATTGGAGCATCCGACTTCCTTCCAAGTGATGTCTATCTCTTCAAACCCGAGTCAGATTCCCTACGAAGGACCTGGTCGTGGTGACGAGCAAGTTCCTTGGGGAGGCTATCAAGTAGCACGACGAACTTTACCAATACTCAGTAGGGTTGTCTCGCGGTACCCTGATTCACTCGTGAACTTCAGGGTCGCAAGTAGCATACTTCAGTCAGTGTATTTGGAAATATTGGCAGAGTTAGTCTACTTTCTTGATAATCTTACAATAGTGAACTTGTCAAAGGATCAGTTCAATGTTGCGAGGCAACATATCTGGGACCTAAAGTTAAGTGGCATTGAAATAGGCTGGCTTGAAAACCGTTTACTGCATATAGATGAAGTATTTATCATGGAAAGTTTACTGCAAAGGCGACAAGCACTCACACGTAGAATGGAGGAGACATTTAAGCAGCTAGATGGGGAACTTGGATGTATAGACAAGGAGCTTCATGAACTATCTCTAAAGGTTGGCCCTAATCCCCCTATGAGATTGCACTCTGTCTTGGAGGGTTTGTTGTAG